TCTGTTAACAATTTATTGGATAAACATTTTAAATATCAGGACGATAATCCTCGTAGATTTACTGGAGAAAATATAAATATAAGCCCGTATATACCAGAGAGAATGTTTTTTTGTAGCGTAACATTTTCACTTTGAGCATAAAGTGTATGATGCTCACAATATAGGGGAGTATGTATGATGGTAACATACGTGCCATTTAGAGATATTATTGAGGCTAAATTAGCTGAAGCGATAAACAGCGGGGTGGCGAGCGTTATTCTAAAAGTTGGAGATGAGACGTACGAAATCGTATCTGAAGAGCGCTATCAAGAATTCGCCGCCATTGATGACGCTGGTGACGCGGATTTTAAATTTCCTGAACAAAGTGAGAGTCAAGGTCTCCAACAAAATGAGGAATCATTCCGAATAAGGAGGCGCCCAAGCCGAGAAGAACTTGTGAGTAAAGGATGGGTGTGTGACCAGTTAGAAGGTGATCCACCGACGTGCATATGCAGCTGGCGTGGAATTTCTGTGCCGGCTGGTGAACCATAGTAAATCATCTGAAATTTAATTGAATCGCGTGTGTAAGTCTGCGTATGAGTAAGCATGTGTATAAAGTAACGTTCAGAAATACCAAACGATAAATGTAGTGGTGGATCGATCGTTCCAAGATACTGCTCTGTTTTGGGGGTTTAAGGCGTCCTTTGCAGGGATTATACTTGGAGCGATTGCAGCTTTGTTCGCGGTCTTACCTGCTGGCCGCACGCTGGAGGGAGACGTCGGGCTTGCGTGGCTGTTCCGGCTGCGCGGGCCCGTCGCGCCGCCGCCGGGGGTGGCGGTGGTTGCCATTGACGAGCGCTCGGCGATCGCGCTTGGGCTAAGGGAAACGCCACGGGACTGGCCGCGGTCTCTGCACGGCCGTCTGGTCGCCGCCCTCGTCGACCAGGGAGCGGAGGTCATTGCCTTCGATATGATCTTCGGACGCCCGCAGTCGGAGCATGAAGATGCGTCGTTCGCGCGGGCGATCGCCGCTGCCGGTCGGGTGCTGCTGGTCGAGCCGATGGAGCGGCGGTGTGAGCGGGGTGGTGGCGCGCAGGCGCCGCCGGTCTGCATCGATAAGGTGCAGCGGCCGATTTCGCTTTTCGCCGATGCCGCGTGGGGACTGGCGCCGTTTCCTCTGCCGCGGATTCCGGACGCGCGGGTCAGCGCCTTTTGGGCGTTCCTCGGCGCGCTTGACGACCTTCCGACGCTGCCGGCGCTGGCGGTGCACGCGCGCGTCTTGCGTCGCGGCGAAGCTTGGCAGCGTTTGTTTCATGAAGCCTCCAACGGCATTATCGGGCGTACGACAACGATCGAAACGGAAACGCGTTTCCTGCGCCGTACCGCACGGGCCGGGCTGCCGCTCGACCCATTGTTGCCGGGCGGCGAAATCGGCGCCATTTCCGCGCCGGAATCCGCCGAGCGCGCGGCGCTGCGCGAGGCGATCCAGTTCCTTTACTCTGGCGAGGACAGCCGCGTCCTCAATTTCTACGGTCCCCCCGGCACCATTCGCCACATCCCTTACGCCCGTCTCGTTGTCGATGCCGATGGTGACTCGAGCCGGCAAGATCTTGGTCTCAAGGGCGCGGCGGTGTTCGTCGGCGCATCCGAATTGGGCAAGCCGAGCCAGGGGGACTATTTCCGCACCGTCTTTCCGCGCGCCGACGGTGTCGAGATGAGCGGCGCCGAAATTGCCGCGACCGCCTACGCCAACCTTCTCGAGGGCACGACACTGCGTCCACTGGGGCCGCCGCCCATCTTCGCTTTGCTCTGCGCGCTAGGCGCCCTTTTCTGCGGCTGCGCCTACTCTCTCACTCCGCGCGCGGCTGCCGCGGCGACCGTGGCACTCACTCTCGCTTACGTGGCGTTCGCCTCCTTGCTGTTCGACGTCGCGGCAATTTGGCTGCCGCTCGCCGTCCCTCTGCTCATTGTGCTTCCAAGTACGGTCGCCGTCGGTGGCACAGGGCAGCTGCTCCGCGCGCGCCACCAGCGTGCCGCCGCCGAGGAGGAGAGGGAAACGGCGGTCGAAGAGAACCTGGCCCGGTCGACTTTCGTCGCCACGGTGAGCCACGAAATCCGCACTTTGCTGAACTGGGTGACCGGCTTGGTTGAGCGACTGGACAATGCCGGCCTGGACGATATCGAGCGCGGGGTGGTCGCACAGGTCCGCCAATTCTCCAACAATTTGCTGCAACTTCTCAACGACGTCCTCGACATGGCGAAAATGGAAGCCGGCGAGCTCCGCTTCGCTCCCGAGACGGTGGCCGTGCGGCCACTGGTCCGCAGCGTCATCGACATGTTGCGCCCGAATGCGGCGGCGAAGGGGCTGGAGCTTTCGCTGGAAGTCTCGAGCAGCGTTCCGCAGGCGGTGATCGCGGACCCGCTGCGCCTCTGCCAGATCCTGTGGAACCTCGGCGGCAACGCCGTCAAGTTTACTGACCGCGGGTCTGTCAACGTCCGACTCGACACTGAGGGTGGCGGCAGCGCCGAGGCGATGCTGGTGCTATCAGTCGCCGATACCGGGATTGGCATTCCAGAGGCGGCGCAGTCGACGCTATTCGCCCCGTTCCACCAGGCGGACGCGAGGACCGCCCACACGTACGGCGGCAGCGGTCTGGGGCTTTCCATCGTCCACCGGCTGGCTGACATGATGGGCGGGACGATCGTTTTGTCCAGCCGGCCGGGCGAGGGCTCGACGTTCACCGTACAGTTGCCGCTGACACTCCCGCCCGCAGACGAGGAGACCGGAGGAGTCGTGCCGGCGTTTGACGGGCTCGCGGATCAGCCGGTGCCGGAATTAGTGCCGGAACTGGCGCCGGGACGCCCCGTCGGCGGGACTTCGGTTGGACTGCCGCGGCCGGCGGCCGGCGAAGTTCTGGTCGCCGAGGACGATCCGCTCAACCGCATGCTGATCGAGGGCCAGCTCGCGAGCCTCGGCTTGAGGGCGTGCGTGTGCGCCGACGGCGCCGAAGCCTGGAGCAGCCTGCAGCAACGGCCGGCCGCCGTGCTGATCACCGACCGGCACATGCCGACCGGCCTATCCGGCGTCGACCTTGCCCGCCGTGTCCGTGCCGTCGAGCGTTTCGCGGGCGTCCGTATCATCGGTCTCACCGCGGATGCGCGGCCGGAGGCGAGAAGGGAGTGTCTGGACGCTGGCATGGATCTCGTCCTATCGAAGCCACTGAAGCCGAGCGATCTGCCGAACGCTTTCCTCCGCCTTGACATCTCGTTCGGCATTGCGGTCGAGCCTCCGCGCGAACCCGCCGTCACCCACGCGCCCGATGGTGATGCGATCTTCGATGCCGAGAACCTCATCCGGATGTTCGGGAGCTTGGAGGGGCAGGCCAGTCAAATCCTTTCGGATTTCGTCAAGCGAGCGGAGGAGGTTGTCGCGGAGACGAAACGCGCTGCCGATGAGCGCGACGCGGCTCGTGTCCGAAACGAAGCGCATCGCATGGCCGGTTGCAGCGGCTCTGTCGGTGCCATCAGATTCGGCCGGGTGTTCAGCGCAATCGAGGCGGCGGCGATTACGGCGGACTGGGCACACGTCGATCGTATCGTTGGGACTCTCGACAGCGAGCTGGCCGAAGTCGTGCATGCCATAGCCGGTCTTGATGCCGAAGGAAACGGTCAGGCCGCGGTCAGCAGTCGGCCATCTGGTAGCCGACGTTCGTTATCGTCCGGATGATCCGCTGATCCGCCGGCTTGCCCGCGCATCCGAGTTTGGTGCGCAGGTGGCTGATATGCACATCAACCGTCCTGTCCTGTGGCGCATCGGCGCCATGACCCAGCGCATCGAGCAGCATGTCGCGCGATAGCGTCCGCCCCTTCGCCAGCGCCAGCGCGCAGAGCAGGCGAAACTCGGCTGGCGTAAGGACGATATTTCGGCCGCTCGAGTCCGACAGCGCGTGTCCTTCCGTATCGAGTGTAAAGCCGGCGAACGTCAGATAACGGCGACGAGCGGCATTGCTGTCGGCCTCGGTTGGCCGATACCGACGGACCACGGCGCTCACGCGCGCAATCAGTTCCTCGGTTTTCCAGAACTTGGAAACGTAGTCGTCCGCACCTATGGCGAGGCCGGCGATGCGGTCGGCATCGTCGGCGTAGGCGCTCAGCATGACGACGGGGACGTCCGAATGTCGTCGCAGCTGCCGCAGTAGGACGAGGCCGTCTTCATCGGGAAGCGCTCTGTCGAGAAGAATCAATGTCGGCTTGCGGTGCTCCAGCTTCTCGTGCATCTGCCGGCCGGTCGCCGCCTGATCCACCAAGTAGCCTTCCTTCGCGAAGCAGCGCGCCAGCAGGTCGCGCGTGAACGGATCGTCCTCGACAATGAGAATAGTCGGCTGACCCATGACCCTCCCGGCCTTGCGAAAAACCCTCGCGGACGACCGCGACGGCGATCCGGCTGATCGAGACGTGGATACGATCTTCTCGGTCGCGGGTCACAAGCCCGATCGCGACGGGGTTATTACACGAAAATACGCTGTATGTAGGCTAGAGCAGTTTGAGGTTGCAGGGAATCGGTGGTTGTGCGTCCGGGGCATCGGCCGCGCCGCCACGCCGCTTTGATCGTCTCGACCAAGGCGGTGCTGGGCGGGCATAGACCGGAGGTGTGGGTCTTTGACCGCTACGCCGGCCAGCAGAACTTGGCGCCGGCTTCCGCTCCGACTGGGAGCTCACGGATCGAAGCCGGCCCCCGCTTCGCCACCGGCGGCGCCCGCGGGTTGGTAACGAGAGCCATGGCTCTCGTTAGATCGGTTGGCGGGAAGACTGGGCCGACGTCGTCGCTGACTGCAACTTTGCCCGCCGCTTCCAAACGCCGATTCTCAATACTGCAAGGCCTTACGGCAGATGCGTTCGTACGCAAAATCGGGACAACCGAGCCCCAGCGATTCAGGCCCAAACCGAGCCATGACATGCCAGGAGCAAACATGTGCCAATCGCCCCGGCTCATTTCCGGACAGCGGACTTGCAACGGTGGCGTGACCGGCGCGGCAAGCCTTTGCATCGCCGGGACAAGATTGTTAAAGTGCCGCCCGCTCGCTCGTAACGGGTAAGGGTTCACCGTCGGTTGCCGGAAACGCCACGGCGTTGCGTGCGGCCCTCCACCGAAATTTGGCACTCATTCGATGAAGATCGTCGCCTGTAATAGCAACCGGCCCCTCGCCGAAGCGATCGCGGCATACCTGGAATTGCCGGTGTGCAAGGCCAGCATCCGCCGATTCTCGGACATGGAAGTGTTCGTCGAGATCCACGAGAACGTTCGTGGCGAAGACGTCTTCGTCATCCAGTCGACGTCCTACCCGGCGAACGACAACGTTATGGAGCTGCTGGTCACGCTGGACGCGCTGCGCCGCGGCTCGGCGCGGCGGATCACCGCAGTCATTCCCTACTACGGCTACGGCCGCCAGGATCGCAAGTCGGGTCCGCGCACGCCGATCTCCGCCAAGCTCGTCGCCAACCTGATCACCGTCTCCGGGGCCGACCGGGTGCTCACCCTCGACCTGCACGCCGGGCAGATTCAGGGCTTTTTCGATATTCCCCTCGATAATCTCTATGCCGCGCCCGAGTTCACCAGCGATCTGCGCCGTCGCTACCATACCGATGACCTTTTGATCGTCTCTCCCGACATCGGCGGAGTGCTGCGGGCGCGCAGCATCGCCAAGCGGCTGAAAGGCGACCTTGCCATCGTCGATAAGCGCCGCGAGCGCGCCGGCGTCTCCGAGGTGATGCACGTCATCGGCGATGTCCGTGACCGGCGCTGCGTGCTGATCGATGACATCGTCGATTCCGCCGGGACGCTGTGCAACGCGGCGCGGGCCCTGAAGGAGTATGGCGCCGCATCGGTCGCCGCCTATGCGACGCACGGCGTGCTCTCGGGCGGCGCCGTTTCGCGCGTTTCCGCATCGCCGATTGAAAAACTTATTATCACTGATAGCATCCCGGCGACGGAGGCGGTCCGCGCGTCTCATAATATCGAGCAGATCTCGATCGCGCCGCTGATGGCCGAGGCGATGCGGCGAATCAGCGAGGAAACGTCTGTTTCCAGCTTGTTCGACTGAGCTCGGATCGGTTAAACAACCGACCCTTTGGATATAGCCGTCGCCTCGGCGCCGAATTTTCGGCAAGAAGCGCGGCCGCGATGCATCGTGAATGTCGATGTCCCGGTACCATATACCCCTCCCGCTGGGCGGGTGGCTCTGATCGGGATCGATTTTGAGGAGTATGAAGGTATGTCAGATGTCGTCAGCCTCGCCGCCGAGGTCCGTGGACGCGCCGGCAAGGGCGGAGCCCGTGCGCAGCGCCGGGCGGGCCGCATTCCGGCGATCATCTATGGGAACAAGGTCGATCCGGTCATGATCGCCATCGAAGCCACCGAACTGGACCGGCATCTGCGGCGTCCCCGGATTCCTCGCCCACGTCTTCGAGATCGATACCGGGCTCGGCAAG
This genomic stretch from Rhodospirillales bacterium harbors:
- a CDS encoding CHASE2 domain-containing protein — translated: MFAVLPAGRTLEGDVGLAWLFRLRGPVAPPPGVAVVAIDERSAIALGLRETPRDWPRSLHGRLVAALVDQGAEVIAFDMIFGRPQSEHEDASFARAIAAAGRVLLVEPMERRCERGGGAQAPPVCIDKVQRPISLFADAAWGLAPFPLPRIPDARVSAFWAFLGALDDLPTLPALAVHARVLRRGEAWQRLFHEASNGIIGRTTTIETETRFLRRTARAGLPLDPLLPGGEIGAISAPESAERAALREAIQFLYSGEDSRVLNFYGPPGTIRHIPYARLVVDADGDSSRQDLGLKGAAVFVGASELGKPSQGDYFRTVFPRADGVEMSGAEIAATAYANLLEGTTLRPLGPPPIFALLCALGALFCGCAYSLTPRAAAAATVALTLAYVAFASLLFDVAAIWLPLAVPLLIVLPSTVAVGGTGQLLRARHQRAAAEEERETAVEENLARSTFVATVSHEIRTLLNWVTGLVERLDNAGLDDIERGVVAQVRQFSNNLLQLLNDVLDMAKMEAGELRFAPETVAVRPLVRSVIDMLRPNAAAKGLELSLEVSSSVPQAVIADPLRLCQILWNLGGNAVKFTDRGSVNVRLDTEGGGSAEAMLVLSVADTGIGIPEAAQSTLFAPFHQADARTAHTYGGSGLGLSIVHRLADMMGGTIVLSSRPGEGSTFTVQLPLTLPPADEETGGVVPAFDGLADQPVPELVPELAPGRPVGGTSVGLPRPAAGEVLVAEDDPLNRMLIEGQLASLGLRACVCADGAEAWSSLQQRPAAVLITDRHMPTGLSGVDLARRVRAVERFAGVRIIGLTADARPEARRECLDAGMDLVLSKPLKPSDLPNAFLRLDISFGIAVEPPREPAVTHAPDGDAIFDAENLIRMFGSLEGQASQILSDFVKRAEEVVAETKRAADERDAARVRNEAHRMAGCSGSVGAIRFGRVFSAIEAAAITADWAHVDRIVGTLDSELAEVVHAIAGLDAEGNGQAAVSSRPSGSRRSLSSG
- a CDS encoding response regulator transcription factor; this translates as MGQPTILIVEDDPFTRDLLARCFAKEGYLVDQAATGRQMHEKLEHRKPTLILLDRALPDEDGLVLLRQLRRHSDVPVVMLSAYADDADRIAGLAIGADDYVSKFWKTEELIARVSAVVRRYRPTEADSNAARRRYLTFAGFTLDTEGHALSDSSGRNIVLTPAEFRLLCALALAKGRTLSRDMLLDALGHGADAPQDRTVDVHISHLRTKLGCAGKPADQRIIRTITNVGYQMADC
- a CDS encoding ribose-phosphate pyrophosphokinase; translated protein: MKIVACNSNRPLAEAIAAYLELPVCKASIRRFSDMEVFVEIHENVRGEDVFVIQSTSYPANDNVMELLVTLDALRRGSARRITAVIPYYGYGRQDRKSGPRTPISAKLVANLITVSGADRVLTLDLHAGQIQGFFDIPLDNLYAAPEFTSDLRRRYHTDDLLIVSPDIGGVLRARSIAKRLKGDLAIVDKRRERAGVSEVMHVIGDVRDRRCVLIDDIVDSAGTLCNAARALKEYGAASVAAYATHGVLSGGAVSRVSASPIEKLIITDSIPATEAVRASHNIEQISIAPLMAEAMRRISEETSVSSLFD